A single window of Synechococcus sp. C9 DNA harbors:
- a CDS encoding RibD family protein: MRPHLTAVFAMSADGKIADVHRQPARFGSPADRAHLERQVAHSDGVMVGARTLLAHGSAALVRDAELLKMRSEQGKSPQTLHIICTRSGEMNREIPFFQQPVERWLVTTNAGATRWQEGQEFTRIWADVTWQELLAEFYALGLRRIGVLGGGGLMAELLSAQVIDDLWLTLCPLIWGGATAPTPVDGTGFSTPIPLTLLSWEPLGQELLCHYQVLAGGGETEP; the protein is encoded by the coding sequence ATGCGCCCCCACCTGACCGCCGTTTTCGCCATGAGTGCCGACGGGAAAATTGCCGATGTCCACCGCCAACCCGCCCGGTTTGGTTCCCCCGCCGACCGTGCCCATTTGGAACGCCAGGTTGCCCATAGCGACGGGGTAATGGTGGGAGCGAGAACCCTGTTGGCTCACGGCAGTGCCGCTCTGGTGCGTGATGCAGAATTACTGAAAATGCGTTCTGAGCAGGGCAAATCCCCCCAAACCTTACATATCATCTGTACCCGGAGCGGCGAGATGAACCGGGAAATCCCCTTTTTTCAGCAACCGGTGGAACGCTGGCTGGTTACCACAAACGCCGGGGCGACCCGTTGGCAGGAGGGACAGGAATTTACCCGCATTTGGGCAGATGTAACCTGGCAGGAACTATTGGCAGAATTTTATGCCCTGGGGTTGCGGCGGATTGGGGTGTTGGGCGGCGGCGGGTTAATGGCAGAATTGTTGAGCGCTCAGGTGATTGACGACCTGTGGTTGACCCTCTGTCCCCTGATTTGGGGAGGCGCAACCGCCCCCACGCCGGTGGATGGCACGGGTTTTTCCACCCCCATTCCCCTCACCTTGCTCAGTTGGGAACCCCTGGGGCAAGAACTTTTATGCCATTACCAAGTGCTGGCGGGCGGTGGGGAAACAGAACCGTAA